From the genome of Alicyclobacillus sp. SO9:
GCTCTGCGGCAGCGGCGCGATGCCTTTGCTCATTCTCTCAGTACTTTCGCCGCACGGGGCGCGACGTGGACAGTCCCTGCTGGCGGGCTTCACTTTTGGTTAAAACTCGGCGGCGCGATGCCGGATGAACTACGCGTGGAGACGGCTGTGAATTCCGGCGTCACTTATGCACCGGGAAGACTGTACGGTGCCGAGGACGGCTTTGCCCGACTTAACTATGTCCGGCTGTCGCCTACCGAGGCAGCGCTAGGTATCGCCCGGCTGGCAGAAGCCATCACCGGCGGTCCGCCGCATTCTACGAGAAGCCACATCTAATACTGTACGCCAGTTGACTTACCAGATGGGTACATTCTCATGGATATGACCATCTTAATGGCGTTCATTGCTTGGTGGTAATTACTAGCCGCAAACAAAACGTTACCAATCGCCCAGTGCAGTTCAGTGTGGTTCCCACCGTTAGTTTGCATAACGCCTAATGTACCCATGGTTTTAGGTAATAGATGGATGTGTAAGTAGGAAACAATCTTCTGAGATTCGTTTATAACATAGCTCTTGTTACTCCCTGAAACCTGGCACTTCCAATTGCCTTCGTTCCACTCCACAGTTGCCTCATTATTAAAAAGGAACATGTTACCACTTATGCCGTTACCAAGATTGATTGAATTTTGTTGCGCTTTTGGTGACACCGACAAAACAAATTGGTTTAAAGCCTTTAAGGCATTCTTAGGCATCTGAAATTTGGTTGCGCCGAAAGCCCCGACATACTCGGCAAGTCCCGTATTTGGGGGTTGATTGATGGCCGAACTATTTACTTGAAGCTTCGTCGAAGAACGATGCAAAGCTACGCGATATTCATGATTCGTAGATGTCGTTATGGATGTCAAATTAGGATAGTGGGAATTCGTTCAAAGTGCAAACGCGATAAAATTCGAACTCGTACGTCTAATTGGATGGAAGGGGGCAAGATTCATTGGAATCGGAAATTAACGAAGACGCCTCTGCAAGTGATGCTATTGGCAGACTCTACGAGCTTTATTCGCAAGACATTTATCGTTACGCATGGTACAGCCTTGGCAGTAATTCAAAAGCAGAAGATGTAGTGCAAGAAGTATTCTTTCGTGCATTCCGGTCTTGGCACTCATTTCGCCATGATTCAAATCCGAGGACATGGTTAATGAGTATTACGCGGAATTATCTCTATGATATGTATAGGAAACAAAGCATCGAAAAGAGTGTCTTTCAGGATTCTGTGCCAGATGCAATCGTCGATGAATCAATGACTATCCATGAAACGGTCGATCTCGAATCTGCCTTAGCACATATGAAGCAGACCCACCGCCAAGCCATTATCTTACGATACATTCATAACCTTTCCATCCGCGAAACAAGTCAAGTATTGGGCTGGTCTGAAGCAAGGGTTCGTTCGACGAGCCATAGGGCAATCATCAAACTGCGTAAATATCTAGGTTTGAATGACGAGGGGATGAGCCATCGTGACATCTGAACAGAAAATGCGGGACTTGATTACAACTGCAAAAAACCAACGGAAGATGACCTATACTAAGCAGCAAGAAGTATGGAATAAAATTGAACAACGGATCATGGAAAATTCAGAGGAGCTACCGAAGGGCTTACAGCAAGTTTACGTTCGAAAGCCAGACTCGCGTTACCGCAGAACATTTGGATGGGTCCAAGGCACAATGGCTGTTCTTGCGGCAGTTTGTGTCGCTGCTGTCGTCACAATAGGTGTGATGAAGCGTTCCGCACCACAGTACAGCACTGCCACCCCTGCTGAAATAGCCGTGCAGCAGTACATTAATAAACGGATTCAACCCTTTCTAAATAAAAACATGCCTGGAACTGTCGAGAAGGTCACTCATAATATCGCAACAATACCTAGCGGCGAGTTTGTGGCCACCCAGACTACGACACCGAGTGGAAACACCCATTACAGAATACTGTTTGTCTCAAAGAACAACGGCAATTGGAACTTTCAAGGACTTAGCGTCAAATACGACCCTAAATCCAAGTCATTGCCAGCAGGCTGGACGCATATTACAAACGGATTTGATTTCATTGGAGTAGGTGTACCAAAGAAACTCACCATTGCAAAGGTGACTGTTGACGTACGGCTTGAAAACAATCAAAAGGCAACCGTGTTCTCTTTGAAGAAAGTGGGGGCTTTACCAATATGGGTGGATAAACTAGCAGGAGATACATTTTTGCATCTCGATTCCATTACTGCATACGACAAAACCGGAAAAATTGTCTGGTCACGAAACTTGGAATCATAACTTCATTGGAAAACGTACCCGTGATTTCAATTGTGGTTGGATTTTTAGATTAAACCTCCCACTATAAATTAATGTTTTCTCCTATTTACTCTCTTATTCTCACGATTACGTACCTTGACAATTTGAGAGAGATTACCAGAATGCTAGATGTGCCAATTTTCAAACGGGTAGTCCGTAGCAGGAACAGAGATTGGTGCTGTTTTACCAATACATGGAACATAATTATGTTCGCACATTTGGATGTCCACACGTTCCCTTGCGGTTTACCCTCCCATGTCACACTGGGTCTATGCCCTCACATTCCTTCGTACTACCTCTCAAGGGGTGGATGCCGTTTCTTGCTCCTTTACTGGGTCGTTGCCCTTATGGTGTAGATACTACGGCTTATCCGTGCTTCTGTTTGTCTTGGCGATTCATCGTGTACAAGCGAGTAAATCGAACTGACGAGTTTGAATCAAATCGGTTAAGCTGCCACCTGTAGTTGGGACCTCCGAAGTGGCCCCAGTAAATCCTCAGCGTTGTACTGAACTTGCTTTGTCCCCAATGTGTGTAGAACACGAATGAGTTTTCCACACAGCGCAATCAGTGACTGTTTCTTCTTCAAGGGATTGCACGTTCGGGTCGTGTAATAATCGTGCAACGCCTTGAACTCGGCGTTCTTGGCAACCATCGGCAATATGGCTCGAAAGAGTAGTGCCCTGAGCCGGGAGCGACCCCGCTTCGAGATTCCTGTTTTCCCTTTCCTCTTGCCAGAACTGTTCTCTTTCAGATTCAGTCCAGCGAGCCGGATAATCTGCTGTCCATGGTCGTATCCCCGTAGGTCGCCCACTTCAGCCAGGAATCCGGCAAGTGTGGTGACACCCATCCCTGGTACGCTCAGCATCTCTTCAGTGCCTGGAATCTGGTTCAGCAGTTGCTCCACCTGAGCCATGATTTCATCACGCTGCCGAGTGAACATCTCATACTGTTCTAGCAAAGCCATTAGTTCCAACCGAGCTGCCGTAAGCCCCTCTTTCAGACCAATAGACTTTTTAGCGGTACTCACAAGCCGTGTTGCTCGCTTCATACCGACAGCCCGCTTCACACCGCCCCTTTTCCACTGACCCACAATCTCGCTGGCGCCGAGTGAGACGAGGTCCTGTGGAAACGGAGACTTACGCAGTGTGATGAGTGACGTCTTACCTTCCCAGTCCTTAAACACCTGGGTGTATTCCGGAAAGAACCGGTCGAGCCAGTTCTGAATCCGCATTTGCACTTGCCCCAGATTCACCACGACCTTCTCTCTCAGGTTCATGAGGATTCGTAAATCCGCATAGATACCTGTTGGGAGTTTAGGCTCGGTGTACTTGCCGTCCTTGACGAGATTCGCAATAACCTTGGCATCCTTGTAGTCGTTCTTCGTTGGCGAGTTATCTTCCAACTCTTTGCTCTTGTTGACGTGGTGCGGATTCACTAGCACGAATCGAACGCTCAAGCCTTGCATGAAGGCACCTAACGGAAACCAGTAGTGTCCGGTCGGCTCAACACCAAAGACGACATCCGTCTTGCCGTGCAGCCGTTGCAACTCCTTCATCCACGTTACGAGTTTCGTCAGGCCCTCATCGTCATTGTTAAAAACACACTCTTTACCGAGCTCAATTCCACGGAAGTCAATGGCTCTCGCCACATGGGTTTGCTTCGCAATGTCGGCTCCCACAATGATGGTAGCGTCGGTAATTTGTTGAATTCGTTGATTTTGCTTCTGTTGGATCTTATACTTCACGTTGAGCGTCCTCCTCAATTAGGGAATGAATG
Proteins encoded in this window:
- a CDS encoding IS110 family transposase, with protein sequence MQQKQNQRIQQITDATIIVGADIAKQTHVARAIDFRGIELGKECVFNNDDEGLTKLVTWMKELQRLHGKTDVVFGVEPTGHYWFPLGAFMQGLSVRFVLVNPHHVNKSKELEDNSPTKNDYKDAKVIANLVKDGKYTEPKLPTGIYADLRILMNLREKVVVNLGQVQMRIQNWLDRFFPEYTQVFKDWEGKTSLITLRKSPFPQDLVSLGASEIVGQWKRGGVKRAVGMKRATRLVSTAKKSIGLKEGLTAARLELMALLEQYEMFTRQRDEIMAQVEQLLNQIPGTEEMLSVPGMGVTTLAGFLAEVGDLRGYDHGQQIIRLAGLNLKENSSGKRKGKTGISKRGRSRLRALLFRAILPMVAKNAEFKALHDYYTTRTCNPLKKKQSLIALCGKLIRVLHTLGTKQVQYNAEDLLGPLRRSQLQVAA
- a CDS encoding RNA polymerase sigma factor translates to MESEINEDASASDAIGRLYELYSQDIYRYAWYSLGSNSKAEDVVQEVFFRAFRSWHSFRHDSNPRTWLMSITRNYLYDMYRKQSIEKSVFQDSVPDAIVDESMTIHETVDLESALAHMKQTHRQAIILRYIHNLSIRETSQVLGWSEARVRSTSHRAIIKLRKYLGLNDEGMSHRDI